The Thermus caldifontis genome includes a region encoding these proteins:
- the aceE gene encoding pyruvate dehydrogenase (acetyl-transferring), homodimeric type, with protein sequence MTAVNVDALKQALESLSPEELARLKEEEDREWRESLEYVLRVEGFARVEELLRLLDEFLYLEGYTPANRLSTPYLNTIPKEKEPPYPGDLDLERRIANILRWNAAMMVTRANKKAEGIGGHISTYASIAELYEVGFNHFFRGLEAGLDRDLVFFQGHSSPGIYARAFLEGRLSEADLENFRREVHPPVPGGRGLSSYPHPWLMPDFWEFPTVSMGLGPIQAIYQARFMRYLEDRGLKPRSTAKVWAFLGDGEHDEPETVGALHLAAREGLDNLIFVVNANLQRLDGPVRGNSKIIQELERLYRGAGWRVIKIAWGSAWDRLLAKDKEGHLLRRFEALVDGESQRYAAFGAKELRERFFNTPELKRLIEGMTDEELDELTRSRGGHDLVKIHAAYKAAVEHKGSPVVILARTIKGYGMGPTAMAKNVAHQVKKLTEEDLKEARSFLGIPVPEEKLSELPYYHPGPDSPEVKYLLERRKALGGFVPERRVRFTGGLEVPGEEFFQEFYEGTGGREISTTMAFVRILAKLLRHPKIGKLIVPIVPDEARTFGMEALIAQVGIYSPQGQLYIPVDAGTLTAYKESKEGQILEEGITEAGAMADFIAAGTAYAHWGIPTIPFLITYSMFGLQRIGDLVWAAADQRTKGFLLGATAGRTTLEGEGLQHQDGQSQIYALAAPNLLAYDPAFAYEFAVILEDGLKRMYQKGEDVFYYITIENENYPHPPMPGPREKVKEGILKGLYLFRPGEGEGPRVQLLGSGPILPQAAKAQELLKGYGVVADVWSATSYKALYYDALEAERERRLLGKARKPYVAEVLEGHEGPVVAASDYLKALPNLIRGYLDRPFCALGTDGFGRSDTREALRDFFEVDARHIAYAALALLAEEGQVPAKVLAKARKELGLELLETPPHRR encoded by the coding sequence ATGACGGCAGTGAATGTGGATGCGCTCAAGCAAGCCTTAGAAAGCCTTTCCCCAGAGGAACTGGCCCGGCTTAAGGAGGAGGAGGACCGGGAGTGGCGGGAGTCTTTGGAGTACGTGCTCCGGGTGGAGGGGTTTGCCCGGGTGGAGGAGCTTTTGCGCCTATTGGACGAGTTTCTCTACCTGGAGGGCTACACCCCTGCAAACCGCCTCTCCACCCCTTACCTCAACACCATCCCCAAGGAAAAGGAGCCTCCTTACCCGGGGGACCTGGATCTGGAAAGGCGCATCGCCAACATTCTGCGCTGGAATGCGGCCATGATGGTCACCCGGGCCAACAAGAAGGCGGAGGGGATCGGGGGGCATATCTCCACCTACGCCTCCATCGCCGAGCTGTACGAGGTGGGCTTCAACCACTTCTTCCGCGGGCTCGAGGCGGGGTTGGACCGGGATTTGGTCTTCTTCCAGGGGCACTCCTCCCCTGGCATCTACGCCCGGGCCTTCTTGGAAGGGAGGTTAAGCGAAGCGGATCTGGAGAACTTCCGCCGGGAGGTGCACCCTCCGGTGCCGGGTGGCCGGGGGCTTTCCAGCTACCCCCATCCCTGGCTGATGCCGGACTTCTGGGAGTTCCCCACGGTGAGCATGGGCCTTGGCCCCATCCAGGCCATCTACCAGGCCCGGTTCATGCGCTACCTGGAGGACCGGGGCCTGAAGCCCAGGAGCACCGCCAAGGTCTGGGCCTTCTTGGGGGACGGGGAGCACGACGAGCCGGAAACGGTGGGGGCCCTGCACCTGGCGGCCCGGGAGGGGCTGGACAACCTCATCTTCGTGGTGAACGCCAACCTGCAGCGCCTGGATGGGCCCGTGCGGGGCAACTCCAAGATCATCCAGGAGCTGGAGAGGCTCTATAGAGGTGCGGGCTGGCGGGTGATCAAGATCGCCTGGGGTTCCGCCTGGGACCGGCTCCTGGCCAAGGACAAGGAGGGCCACCTCCTGCGGCGCTTTGAGGCCTTGGTGGACGGGGAGTCGCAGCGCTATGCCGCCTTTGGGGCCAAGGAGCTCAGGGAGCGCTTCTTCAACACCCCCGAGCTCAAGCGGCTCATCGAGGGGATGACGGACGAGGAGCTGGATGAGCTCACCCGTAGCCGGGGCGGGCACGACCTGGTGAAGATCCATGCCGCCTACAAGGCGGCGGTGGAGCACAAGGGAAGCCCGGTGGTCATCCTGGCCCGCACCATCAAGGGCTACGGCATGGGGCCCACCGCCATGGCCAAGAACGTGGCCCACCAGGTGAAGAAGCTCACCGAGGAGGACCTAAAGGAGGCGCGCTCCTTTTTGGGCATCCCCGTGCCCGAGGAGAAGCTATCGGAGCTTCCCTACTACCACCCAGGGCCGGACTCCCCCGAGGTGAAATACCTCCTGGAACGCAGGAAGGCCCTGGGGGGCTTTGTCCCCGAGCGCCGGGTGCGGTTTACCGGGGGTCTAGAGGTGCCGGGGGAGGAGTTCTTCCAGGAGTTCTACGAGGGTACGGGGGGGCGGGAGATCTCCACCACCATGGCCTTCGTGCGCATCCTGGCCAAGCTCCTGCGCCACCCCAAGATCGGGAAACTCATCGTGCCCATCGTGCCCGACGAGGCCCGCACCTTCGGTATGGAGGCCCTGATCGCCCAGGTGGGCATCTACTCCCCCCAGGGGCAGCTTTACATCCCGGTGGACGCCGGCACCCTCACCGCCTACAAGGAGAGCAAGGAGGGGCAGATCCTGGAGGAGGGGATCACCGAGGCGGGGGCCATGGCGGACTTCATCGCCGCTGGTACCGCCTACGCCCACTGGGGCATCCCCACCATCCCCTTCCTCATCACCTACTCCATGTTTGGCCTGCAGCGTATCGGGGACCTGGTCTGGGCGGCGGCCGACCAGCGCACCAAGGGCTTCCTCCTGGGGGCCACGGCGGGGCGGACCACCCTGGAGGGGGAGGGGTTGCAGCACCAGGATGGGCAGAGCCAGATCTACGCCCTGGCCGCCCCCAACCTTTTGGCCTACGACCCCGCCTTCGCCTACGAGTTCGCCGTCATCCTGGAAGACGGCCTAAAGCGCATGTACCAGAAGGGGGAGGATGTCTTCTACTACATCACCATCGAGAACGAGAACTACCCCCACCCCCCCATGCCCGGGCCTCGGGAGAAGGTGAAGGAGGGGATCCTGAAGGGCCTCTACCTCTTCCGCCCCGGGGAGGGGGAAGGCCCCCGGGTACAGCTTCTGGGCTCGGGGCCCATCCTGCCCCAGGCGGCGAAGGCCCAGGAGCTGCTGAAGGGCTACGGGGTGGTGGCGGATGTCTGGAGCGCCACCAGTTACAAAGCCCTCTACTACGATGCCCTCGAGGCGGAAAGGGAGCGGAGGCTTTTGGGCAAGGCCCGCAAGCCCTACGTGGCGGAGGTTCTGGAGGGGCACGAGGGCCCGGTGGTGGCCGCCAGCGATTACCTGAAGGCCCTGCCCAACCTCATAAGGGGGTATCTGGACCGGCCCTTCTGCGCCCTGGGCACCGATGGCTTTGGCCGCTCGGACACCCGGGAGGCCTTAAGGGACTTCTTTGAGGTGGATGCCCGGCACATCGCCTACGCCGCCCTTGCTCTCCTGGCCGAGGAAGGCCAGGTGCCGGCTAAGGTCTTGGCCAAAGCGCGGAAGGAGCTTGGGCTGGAGCTTTTGGAGACCCCGCCCCACCGGAGGTAG
- a CDS encoding LysR family transcriptional regulator has translation MDLRRLRLFLLLAEEGNFHRAAEKAYLSQPALSQHIQALEKALGVKLLERRPFRLTPAGEVLQREGKRLLAEVEALKERVRQAGRGQPGKDHLGELRFGVPENLLPDLMPLLDHLRRGLGQPVEILEMHTPEQVKALKEGQLHYGLAGLRVEDPAIGQEPLLRVPIVVALPEEHPLALRKRVPLKALREEPFLLLPKEVLPPLHEAFMAVFQQAGFTPKVVREVARFSQAVSLVAAGVGVYLTLAPYRVFPHPGVVLKPLEEEAALQVSLIYRTHPAPPRLSEVRALLKALVL, from the coding sequence ATGGACCTGCGCCGCCTGCGGCTTTTCCTTCTTCTGGCCGAGGAAGGGAACTTCCACCGGGCCGCGGAGAAGGCCTACCTTTCCCAGCCCGCCCTTTCCCAGCACATCCAGGCCTTGGAGAAGGCTTTAGGCGTCAAGCTTCTTGAGCGCAGGCCCTTCCGCCTCACCCCGGCGGGGGAGGTGCTGCAACGGGAAGGCAAGCGGCTCTTGGCGGAGGTGGAGGCCCTAAAAGAGCGGGTGCGCCAAGCAGGGCGGGGCCAGCCCGGGAAGGACCATCTGGGGGAGCTCCGCTTCGGGGTGCCGGAAAACCTCCTTCCTGACCTTATGCCCCTTTTAGACCACCTGCGCCGGGGCTTGGGCCAGCCGGTGGAGATCCTGGAGATGCACACCCCCGAGCAGGTAAAGGCCCTCAAGGAGGGCCAGCTGCACTACGGCCTGGCCGGGCTTAGGGTGGAGGACCCCGCCATAGGCCAGGAACCCCTCTTACGGGTACCCATCGTGGTGGCCCTGCCCGAGGAGCACCCCTTGGCCTTGCGAAAACGGGTGCCCCTTAAGGCGTTAAGGGAGGAACCTTTCCTCCTCCTCCCCAAGGAGGTCCTACCCCCCCTTCACGAGGCCTTCATGGCGGTCTTCCAGCAGGCGGGCTTCACCCCTAAGGTGGTCCGGGAGGTGGCCCGGTTCTCCCAGGCGGTGAGCCTGGTGGCCGCGGGGGTAGGGGTCTACCTCACCCTGGCCCCCTACCGGGTCTTCCCCCATCCCGGGGTGGTGCTTAAGCCCCTGGAGGAAGAAGCTGCCTTACAGGTTTCCCTCATCTACCGCACCCATCCCGCTCCCCCCAGGCTTTCGGAGGTGCGGGCACTCCTAAAGGCTTTGGTCCTTTAG
- a CDS encoding septum formation initiator family protein: MERPIYRILHLLFALGLAHALFLLGQEGVRAYQLSRERARLEEALRQQQARVARLQAEVKAARDPAHLEALVRRLGFVRQEEILKRR, translated from the coding sequence TTGGAGCGGCCCATCTACCGCATCCTGCATTTGCTCTTCGCCCTGGGTCTGGCCCATGCCCTTTTCCTCCTGGGGCAGGAGGGGGTTAGGGCTTACCAACTTTCCCGGGAGCGGGCTAGGCTGGAGGAGGCCCTGCGGCAACAGCAGGCCCGGGTGGCCCGCCTCCAGGCCGAGGTGAAGGCGGCCAGGGATCCCGCCCACCTCGAGGCCCTGGTGCGCAGGTTGGGTTTTGTGCGGCAAGAGGAAATACTAAAGAGGCGATGA
- a CDS encoding Fur family transcriptional regulator: protein MPRMREKENYRARLKAVGLRHTLPRERILSYLDRKNVHPTPEELYNGLKKRGYDIGLSTVYLNLHVLREHGLIYEFRDPKGLTRYDGYTEPHVHLVCTSCGKVEDLLLKNLPELDLSQGQKAAAEKSGWALENFRLEFRGLCPNCQE, encoded by the coding sequence ATGCCAAGGATGAGGGAAAAGGAGAACTACCGGGCGCGGCTAAAGGCTGTGGGGCTGAGGCACACCCTGCCGCGGGAGCGGATCCTGAGCTATCTGGACCGCAAAAACGTCCACCCCACCCCTGAGGAGCTTTATAACGGCCTTAAGAAGCGGGGCTACGACATTGGCCTTTCCACCGTATACCTCAACCTCCACGTCCTGCGGGAGCACGGCCTCATCTACGAGTTCCGCGACCCCAAGGGCCTGACCCGCTACGACGGCTACACCGAGCCCCACGTGCACCTGGTCTGCACCTCCTGTGGCAAGGTGGAGGACCTGCTCCTGAAAAACCTGCCGGAGCTGGACCTTTCCCAGGGGCAAAAGGCGGCTGCCGAAAAGTCCGGCTGGGCCTTGGAAAACTTCCGGCTGGAGTTCCGGGGGCTTTGCCCCAACTGCCAGGAGTAG
- a CDS encoding leucyl aminopeptidase encodes MITLHATEATLAEGKAPLKVVWVRKGELTPQGEVLDAHLGGFLRRAMAEAGFKGEAGESLLLASSEGSFLLFGLDEDIRATGGRLAQTLSKLAFPEVLVEALEAYPLAEGLLLGAYRFDRYKEKKEDKALALQLSGAKPEELDRAKKVAEGVFWARDLVNEPPNVLTPEALAEAALSLRALGIEVEVLDEEAIRALGMGAFLAVAQGSENPPRFLHLRYAPEGARERLDLVGKGLTFDSGGYSLKPTESMATMKGDMAGGAAVLGALKSAALLGLPVEIRGYIAACENMVSGRAYRLGDVLKTFAGKTVEVMNTDAEGRLTLADALAYAERQGAKRILELSTLTGSAVVALGEEVAALFATQEAWGKRVEEAARKAGEKVWPLPLEKAYREKLKSLVADMKNVGDQYGGAITAALFLSEFVTVPLVHLDIAGPAFAKKAHVLGPEGGTGFGVRTVLEVAQGLTEAA; translated from the coding sequence GTGATCACCTTGCATGCCACAGAGGCCACGTTGGCGGAGGGGAAGGCGCCTTTGAAGGTGGTGTGGGTCAGGAAGGGGGAGCTTACCCCGCAAGGCGAGGTCCTGGACGCCCACCTGGGTGGGTTTCTCCGGCGGGCCATGGCCGAGGCCGGCTTCAAGGGGGAAGCGGGGGAAAGCCTCCTTTTAGCCTCTTCCGAAGGGAGCTTTCTCCTTTTCGGCCTGGACGAGGACATCCGGGCCACAGGGGGAAGGCTTGCCCAGACGCTTTCTAAGCTGGCCTTCCCCGAGGTCCTGGTAGAAGCCCTGGAGGCCTATCCCTTGGCGGAGGGCCTCCTCCTGGGGGCGTACCGCTTTGACCGCTACAAGGAAAAGAAGGAGGATAAGGCCCTGGCCCTCCAGCTTTCCGGGGCCAAGCCAGAGGAGCTGGATAGGGCGAAGAAGGTGGCGGAAGGGGTGTTTTGGGCCCGGGACCTGGTGAACGAGCCCCCTAACGTCCTAACCCCCGAGGCCCTGGCGGAGGCGGCCCTTTCCCTGAGGGCTTTGGGAATAGAGGTGGAGGTTTTGGACGAGGAGGCCATCCGGGCCTTGGGCATGGGGGCTTTCCTGGCGGTGGCCCAGGGTTCGGAGAACCCTCCCCGCTTCCTCCACCTGCGCTATGCCCCGGAGGGCGCCCGGGAAAGGCTGGACCTGGTGGGTAAGGGGCTTACCTTTGACTCCGGCGGCTACTCCTTAAAGCCCACGGAGAGCATGGCCACCATGAAGGGCGACATGGCGGGAGGGGCGGCGGTCCTGGGGGCCCTAAAGAGCGCCGCCCTTTTGGGTTTGCCGGTGGAGATCAGGGGCTACATCGCCGCCTGCGAGAACATGGTCTCGGGCCGGGCCTACCGGCTTGGGGATGTGCTCAAGACCTTTGCCGGCAAAACGGTGGAGGTGATGAACACGGATGCGGAAGGGAGGCTCACCCTGGCGGATGCCCTGGCCTATGCGGAACGGCAAGGGGCTAAGCGCATCCTGGAGCTTTCCACCCTTACCGGCTCAGCGGTGGTGGCCCTGGGGGAGGAGGTCGCGGCCCTCTTCGCCACCCAAGAAGCCTGGGGAAAAAGGGTGGAGGAGGCGGCCAGGAAGGCGGGGGAGAAGGTTTGGCCTCTTCCTTTGGAGAAGGCCTACCGGGAAAAGCTGAAAAGCCTCGTGGCCGACATGAAGAACGTGGGGGACCAGTACGGTGGAGCCATCACCGCCGCCCTTTTCCTTTCGGAGTTCGTGACGGTGCCCTTGGTGCACCTGGACATCGCCGGGCCCGCCTTCGCCAAAAAGGCCCATGTCCTAGGTCCGGAAGGGGGCACGGGGTTTGGGGTGCGGACGGTCCTTGAAGTAGCCCAAGGGCTGACGGAGGCCGCCTAG
- a CDS encoding DUF1385 domain-containing protein, whose amino-acid sequence MGGMRLLLLLAKQVTLGGSAALEGVMMKSPWAWALAVRLPDGQIHVERHAEPALSQRYPWAKLPLVRGVVALWDALSVSYRALARSAELVGGEEEVPKGALWSTVAVSLLLGIALFIVLPGFLAGLLLDPARFPLLYNLLAGLVKVGILVGYLLFIGRMPEIQRFFMYHGAEHKAIHAFEKGLPLTVENVLAQPRFHPRCGTTFLSFVIVVSILVYSLIPAPEVLWWRLLARVLFLPVVAALAFELLYLSARHEDPLSRLLRELGFRFQALTVAEPTPEMVEVAIRSTEAALGDRVVV is encoded by the coding sequence ATGGGAGGGATGCGGCTTCTCTTGCTGTTGGCCAAACAGGTAACCCTGGGGGGCTCGGCGGCCCTCGAGGGGGTAATGATGAAGTCCCCCTGGGCCTGGGCCCTGGCCGTGCGCCTTCCCGACGGCCAAATCCACGTGGAGCGCCATGCGGAGCCCGCCCTAAGCCAGCGTTACCCCTGGGCTAAGCTTCCCCTGGTCCGGGGGGTGGTGGCCCTCTGGGATGCCCTTTCTGTAAGCTACCGGGCCTTGGCCCGGAGCGCCGAACTCGTAGGGGGTGAAGAGGAGGTGCCCAAAGGGGCCCTCTGGAGCACGGTGGCGGTAAGCCTTCTTCTCGGCATCGCCCTTTTCATCGTCCTGCCAGGGTTTTTGGCCGGCCTCCTCCTGGACCCGGCCCGCTTCCCCCTCCTCTACAACCTCCTGGCCGGCCTCGTCAAGGTGGGCATCCTGGTGGGCTACCTCCTCTTCATCGGGCGCATGCCCGAGATCCAGCGGTTTTTCATGTACCACGGGGCAGAGCACAAGGCCATCCACGCCTTTGAAAAGGGGCTTCCCCTCACGGTGGAAAACGTCCTGGCCCAGCCCCGCTTCCACCCCCGGTGCGGCACCACCTTCCTGTCCTTTGTTATCGTGGTTTCCATCCTGGTCTACAGCCTGATCCCCGCTCCCGAGGTGCTCTGGTGGCGGCTATTGGCCCGGGTGCTCTTCCTGCCCGTGGTGGCGGCCTTGGCCTTTGAGCTCCTTTACCTCTCCGCCCGGCACGAGGATCCCCTTTCCCGGCTTTTGCGGGAGCTTGGCTTCCGCTTCCAGGCCCTCACCGTGGCCGAGCCCACCCCGGAGATGGTGGAGGTGGCCATAAGGAGTACGGAGGCCGCCCTTGGCGATAGGGTGGTGGTATGA
- a CDS encoding nucleotidyltransferase family protein, whose protein sequence is MSLLEILALLRAHRQELQRRFGVKAIAVFGSYARGEERPGSDLDLLVMLGRPLGWELVDLKAYLEGILGVTVDVVTEGALGKNPALREAVEGDLVYV, encoded by the coding sequence ATGAGCCTTCTGGAGATCCTCGCCCTCCTAAGGGCCCACCGCCAGGAACTCCAAAGGCGCTTTGGGGTGAAAGCCATCGCCGTCTTCGGCTCCTACGCTCGAGGCGAGGAAAGGCCCGGAAGCGATCTGGATCTTTTGGTGATGCTAGGCCGCCCCTTGGGCTGGGAGTTGGTGGATCTCAAAGCCTACTTGGAAGGGATCCTGGGTGTTACTGTGGATGTTGTGACCGAGGGAGCCTTGGGAAAGAACCCCGCTTTGCGGGAAGCGGTGGAAGGTGACCTGGTCTATGTCTAG
- a CDS encoding HepT-like ribonuclease domain-containing protein, whose protein sequence is MSRRRLRLYVMDMLPAISRIERYLADLDRDAFLASDLHLDAVVRNLEIVGEAARHLPEELRDRYPEIPWRRVVGLRNVVAHQYFAVDPEVVWVVAKEQVPALKNIPQHILKEVGEE, encoded by the coding sequence ATGTCTAGACGCCGTCTACGCCTCTATGTGATGGACATGCTTCCGGCTATAAGCCGCATAGAGCGCTACCTGGCTGACCTAGACCGGGATGCCTTTTTGGCAAGCGACCTCCATCTGGATGCGGTGGTGCGCAATCTGGAGATTGTGGGCGAAGCTGCCCGCCACCTTCCCGAAGAGCTCCGCGACCGCTATCCGGAGATTCCTTGGCGCCGGGTGGTGGGCCTGCGCAATGTGGTGGCCCACCAGTACTTTGCCGTGGACCCTGAGGTGGTCTGGGTCGTTGCCAAGGAGCAAGTACCCGCGCTGAAGAACATCCCCCAACATATCCTGAAGGAGGTGGGGGAGGAGTAA
- the mnmA gene encoding tRNA 2-thiouridine(34) synthase MnmA, whose translation MLKRKVLVAMSGGVDSSVAAYLLREAGYEVVGAMMRFWPEEPPKPSLELPAGRAWESCCTPEAAYEARRVAEILDIPFYLLDYRETFEEEIIQPFLKDYARGRTPNPCARCNTFVKFGALLQQAKRLGLDYVATGHYVRREGEALLRGVDPAKDQSYFLWGTPKEALPHLLFPVGGMTKAEVRALAEKAGLPTARKPESQNLCFVSGDLKAFLRERLRVRPGPVVDALTGEVVGEHQGASLYTIGQRKDLGLFKPHLERYVVGVDPLANVVYVGPKEATLWLGLEGEEANLLAELPQEVEVQVRYRTPPVRAQVESLSPLRLRFATPVFAVTPGQSAAFYQGERLLGGAVIRQGLYNLAGLAQSPPKVLTTS comes from the coding sequence ATGCTTAAGCGTAAGGTCCTGGTAGCCATGTCCGGGGGGGTGGACTCCTCGGTGGCCGCCTACCTATTGCGGGAAGCGGGGTACGAGGTGGTGGGGGCCATGATGCGCTTCTGGCCCGAGGAGCCGCCCAAGCCTTCCCTGGAACTCCCGGCAGGGCGGGCCTGGGAAAGCTGCTGCACCCCCGAGGCCGCCTACGAGGCCCGCAGGGTGGCGGAGATCCTGGATATCCCCTTCTACCTCCTGGACTACCGGGAAACCTTTGAGGAGGAGATCATCCAACCCTTCCTGAAGGACTACGCCAGGGGCCGCACCCCCAACCCCTGCGCCCGTTGCAACACCTTCGTGAAGTTCGGAGCCCTTCTCCAGCAGGCGAAGCGCCTGGGCCTGGACTACGTGGCCACCGGCCACTACGTGCGCCGGGAAGGGGAGGCCCTCCTAAGGGGGGTGGACCCTGCCAAGGACCAGAGCTACTTCCTCTGGGGCACCCCCAAGGAGGCCCTTCCCCACCTCCTCTTTCCCGTGGGGGGGATGACCAAGGCGGAGGTGCGGGCCCTGGCGGAAAAGGCCGGCCTTCCCACCGCCAGGAAGCCGGAAAGCCAGAACCTGTGCTTCGTGAGCGGGGACCTGAAGGCCTTTTTGCGGGAGAGGCTCAGGGTCCGCCCTGGCCCCGTGGTGGACGCCCTTACCGGGGAGGTGGTGGGGGAGCACCAAGGAGCAAGCCTCTACACCATCGGCCAGCGGAAGGACCTTGGGCTTTTCAAGCCCCACCTGGAGCGGTACGTGGTGGGCGTGGACCCTCTGGCCAACGTGGTCTACGTGGGGCCCAAGGAGGCTACCCTTTGGCTGGGCCTGGAAGGGGAGGAGGCCAACCTCCTCGCCGAGCTTCCCCAGGAGGTGGAGGTCCAGGTGCGCTACCGCACCCCTCCCGTAAGGGCCCAGGTGGAGTCCTTAAGCCCCCTGCGCCTCCGCTTCGCCACCCCGGTTTTCGCCGTGACCCCGGGGCAAAGCGCCGCCTTCTACCAAGGGGAAAGGCTCTTAGGGGGCGCGGTGATCCGCCAGGGGCTTTACAACCTGGCGGGCCTGGCCCAAAGTCCCCCAAAGGTCCTGACAACCTCCTGA
- a CDS encoding PstS family phosphate ABC transporter substrate-binding protein translates to MRKLVLAVSALVLASVALAQIRADGSSTVYPITQAVAEEFTTRNPQVKVTVAFSGTGGGFKKFCRGETDIQDASRPILPEELKVCKENKVEFIELPVAYDALTVIVNPRNTWAACMRVSELKAVWEPGSKITRWNQIRPQWPNQPLRLFGAGADSGTFDYFTEAIVGKLKAIRTDYQPTEDDNVTIKGVAGDLYAMGFLGVAYYEENKDKVKAIAIDNGKGCVLPTRENVLNGSYQPLARPLFIYVNVKSLERKEVQDFVNFYLSPAARRAIRSTGYIELPDEAYKIGQQLVAKRKTGTFFMDLPVGTPLSKFISELEKELK, encoded by the coding sequence ATGAGGAAACTGGTTCTAGCTGTTTCCGCTTTGGTTTTGGCCAGCGTAGCCTTGGCGCAGATCCGGGCCGATGGCTCCTCCACCGTCTACCCCATCACCCAGGCGGTGGCGGAGGAGTTCACCACCCGTAACCCTCAGGTAAAGGTCACCGTGGCCTTCTCAGGCACGGGCGGGGGGTTCAAAAAGTTCTGCCGGGGGGAGACGGACATCCAAGACGCCAGCCGGCCCATCCTGCCCGAAGAGCTGAAGGTGTGTAAGGAAAACAAGGTGGAGTTCATTGAACTCCCCGTGGCCTACGACGCCCTCACGGTTATCGTTAACCCCAGGAACACCTGGGCCGCCTGCATGAGGGTTTCCGAGCTCAAGGCGGTCTGGGAGCCGGGCTCTAAGATCACCCGCTGGAACCAGATCCGCCCCCAATGGCCCAACCAGCCCCTGCGCCTCTTCGGGGCCGGAGCGGACTCGGGAACCTTTGACTACTTCACCGAGGCCATCGTGGGCAAGCTCAAAGCCATCCGCACCGACTACCAACCCACCGAGGACGACAACGTGACCATCAAGGGGGTGGCCGGCGACCTCTACGCCATGGGCTTCCTGGGGGTAGCCTACTACGAGGAGAACAAGGACAAGGTGAAGGCCATCGCCATTGACAACGGCAAGGGGTGCGTCCTCCCCACCCGGGAGAACGTGCTCAACGGCTCCTACCAGCCCCTGGCCCGGCCCCTTTTCATCTACGTGAACGTGAAGAGCTTAGAGCGCAAGGAGGTACAGGACTTTGTGAACTTCTACCTCTCCCCCGCCGCCCGCCGGGCCATCCGCTCCACCGGCTACATTGAGCTGCCCGATGAGGCCTACAAGATCGGCCAGCAGCTGGTGGCCAAGAGGAAGACCGGCACCTTCTTCATGGACCTGCCCGTGGGCACGCCCCTTTCCAAGTTCATCAGCGAGCTGGAGAAGGAGCTGAAGTAA
- the pstC gene encoding phosphate ABC transporter permease subunit PstC has product MEILREKPSRNPKEVLTFITLVILSSVTLLTTAGIILSLLGDVLQFFRRVPLTEFLFAREWTPLFAEPRYGISPLIAGTFLVTALGLVVAIPLGLALAIYVSEYARGEAKARIKGTLELFEGIPTVVFGYFALLTVTPLLQKVIPGLNIFNALSAGLVLGFVILPYVANVAADAMESVPRSIREAAYALGARPYEVALKVVFPAALSGIVAAIILAASRAIGETMLVSIAAGQRPILTLDPRETIATMTSYIVQAATGDQPVGSTAYYALFAVGFTLFLLTLLLNILAQWVVERYRERYE; this is encoded by the coding sequence ATGGAGATCCTCAGGGAAAAACCCTCCCGAAACCCCAAGGAGGTCCTTACCTTTATCACCTTGGTGATCCTTTCCTCCGTGACCCTTCTCACCACGGCAGGCATCATCCTAAGCCTCCTGGGGGACGTTCTGCAGTTTTTCCGCCGGGTACCCTTGACGGAGTTCCTCTTTGCCCGCGAGTGGACTCCCCTCTTCGCCGAGCCCCGCTACGGCATCAGCCCCCTTATCGCCGGCACCTTCCTGGTCACTGCCCTCGGCCTGGTGGTGGCCATACCTTTGGGGCTAGCCCTAGCCATTTACGTCTCGGAGTACGCCCGTGGGGAGGCCAAGGCCCGCATCAAAGGCACCCTGGAGCTCTTTGAGGGCATTCCCACCGTGGTCTTCGGCTACTTCGCCCTTCTCACCGTCACCCCCCTTCTGCAGAAGGTGATCCCCGGGCTCAACATCTTCAACGCTCTTTCCGCCGGGTTGGTCCTGGGCTTCGTCATCCTGCCCTATGTGGCCAACGTGGCCGCCGATGCCATGGAGTCCGTGCCCCGCTCCATCCGGGAGGCCGCCTATGCCCTGGGGGCCCGGCCCTACGAGGTGGCCCTTAAGGTGGTCTTCCCCGCCGCCCTCTCGGGCATTGTGGCCGCCATTATCCTGGCCGCTAGCCGGGCCATAGGGGAAACCATGCTGGTTTCCATCGCCGCCGGCCAGCGCCCCATCCTCACCCTGGACCCCCGGGAGACCATCGCCACCATGACCAGCTACATCGTCCAGGCGGCCACGGGGGACCAGCCCGTGGGCAGCACCGCCTATTACGCCCTTTTCGCCGTGGGCTTTACCCTCTTCCTCCTCACCCTCCTCCTCAATATCCTGGCCCAGTGGGTGGTGGAGCGCTACCGGGAGCGGTATGAATAG